In the genome of Carnobacterium pleistocenium FTR1, one region contains:
- a CDS encoding minor capsid protein produces the protein MGVSVKSNFTGAFKKIERKTKRTQFILDQQIVKDSNYYAPFADGLLIGSALIASDFGKGKLVWDTPYSRRMYWNPQYNFSTDKNPNAGGKWFERAKAEHLSEWLQIAQSEVSK, from the coding sequence ATGGGTGTGAGTGTTAAGTCAAACTTTACAGGTGCTTTTAAGAAGATTGAACGTAAGACAAAACGAACTCAATTTATATTAGATCAGCAAATAGTGAAAGATTCAAACTATTATGCGCCTTTTGCTGACGGTTTATTAATTGGAAGTGCATTAATTGCATCTGATTTTGGTAAAGGTAAATTAGTTTGGGACACACCTTATAGTCGCAGAATGTATTGGAACCCTCAGTATAATTTTAGCACGGATAAAAACCCAAATGCAGGTGGTAAGTGGTTTGAGAGAGCTAAAGCAGAGCATTTGAGTGAATGGTTACAGATAGCACAATCGGAGGTGAGCAAGTAG
- a CDS encoding sigma factor-like helix-turn-helix DNA-binding protein, with translation MKYTYDIASEYREDLKRLNSDKFARDRERAFLKEIEDLSIEQIERLSEVEAEISLVSGMISSTEYALFWIESGHERRLGEKRPISNQSKKKRTQLWGNIEHSHYLSYEAPRELSREELELLDDIMRALSEREREVYLSVYGKSNTQEQTAEYLGIQTGTVKKYLDRARAKIDRELKYGSQASLII, from the coding sequence GTGAAGTACACCTATGACATAGCTAGTGAGTACCGTGAAGATTTGAAGAGGTTAAACAGTGATAAGTTTGCAAGGGATCGTGAGCGAGCATTCTTAAAAGAGATAGAAGACTTGAGTATTGAGCAAATTGAGCGATTGAGTGAAGTTGAAGCAGAGATTAGCTTAGTTAGTGGAATGATATCAAGTACAGAGTATGCCTTATTTTGGATTGAGAGTGGACACGAGCGAAGGTTAGGAGAAAAGCGTCCTATATCAAACCAGAGCAAGAAGAAGCGAACGCAATTGTGGGGGAATATAGAACATAGCCATTACTTATCCTATGAAGCACCTAGAGAGCTATCCAGAGAAGAGTTAGAGCTGCTAGATGACATAATGAGGGCTTTGTCTGAAAGAGAGCGAGAAGTCTATTTATCTGTATATGGTAAAAGCAATACGCAAGAGCAGACAGCAGAGTATTTAGGCATACAAACAGGAACGGTGAAGAAATACTTAGATAGAGCAAGAGCAAAGATCGATAGAGAGTTGAAATACGGTAGTCAAGCTTCATTAATCATATAG
- a CDS encoding phage portal protein, whose amino-acid sequence MFDKTIATVKGWLTKMGILTQLKTIKEHKDVNVDDDAYKRIAKNKAIYSGHLSEWHDIEFRTSAGVNKKRKMFSMGMGKKIAEEMATLIFNEKATITIDDAIAQEFIDDTLKSNGFHKNFSRYLEYAYATGGMAVKVFAYDGQVKLAYAVADAFYPLSSDSENIDEALFISEETKGDKYYTLLEWNEWEGNQYVVTNELYQSTVEGELGIKVGLAALYPDLEEKVYINELRRSLFVYFKPNIANNKDMTSPLGISLFENCYDDLYLLDYMYDFFFNEFKLGKRRIAVDRSMIKAYPDANGNMVQVLDPEETVYDAFTLEDGKGVTDMSVDIRSTDIINSINSILDVLSMKVGFNPGSFRFDGTGIKTATEVVSQNSKTYQTKNKHEVLIEEGIKELITSIIDVAILYDLYSGEKEFEIGIDFDDSIAQDRQENFNYYSAGVGAGMIPKLIAIQKTYDVPEKTAQEWLDMIAAEQPGTVTPESADLFGTGATNVGE is encoded by the coding sequence ATGTTTGACAAAACTATAGCAACCGTAAAGGGGTGGTTAACTAAAATGGGGATATTAACGCAGCTAAAGACGATTAAAGAGCATAAAGATGTAAATGTAGATGATGATGCCTATAAGCGAATAGCGAAGAATAAAGCTATTTATTCCGGTCATTTGTCAGAGTGGCACGATATTGAATTCAGGACATCTGCAGGCGTTAATAAGAAACGTAAGATGTTCTCGATGGGAATGGGTAAAAAGATTGCTGAAGAAATGGCCACGTTGATCTTTAATGAAAAAGCAACGATCACGATTGACGATGCTATTGCTCAAGAGTTTATTGACGATACGTTAAAGAGTAATGGATTCCATAAGAATTTCTCTCGTTATCTTGAGTACGCTTATGCAACTGGCGGAATGGCCGTTAAGGTGTTTGCTTATGATGGACAAGTCAAACTAGCCTATGCAGTAGCAGATGCCTTTTATCCGCTGTCTAGCGATTCAGAGAACATTGACGAAGCTCTATTCATCAGCGAAGAAACGAAAGGTGATAAGTACTATACGTTGCTTGAGTGGAACGAGTGGGAAGGCAACCAATATGTTGTCACGAATGAATTGTATCAATCAACAGTTGAAGGTGAGTTAGGCATTAAAGTAGGATTAGCAGCTCTTTATCCAGATTTAGAAGAAAAGGTTTATATCAATGAGTTAAGACGTTCATTATTCGTTTATTTCAAGCCTAACATTGCTAATAATAAAGACATGACCAGTCCGTTAGGGATTAGCTTATTCGAGAATTGCTACGATGACTTGTACTTGCTCGACTATATGTATGATTTCTTTTTCAATGAATTTAAATTAGGCAAAAGACGGATTGCTGTAGATAGAAGCATGATTAAAGCTTATCCAGATGCTAACGGAAACATGGTGCAAGTGTTAGATCCAGAAGAAACAGTTTATGATGCATTCACACTGGAAGATGGCAAAGGCGTAACAGATATGTCGGTAGATATCCGTTCAACTGACATTATCAACTCGATTAACTCAATCCTAGACGTTCTAAGCATGAAAGTAGGATTTAACCCAGGCTCATTCAGATTTGACGGTACAGGGATAAAAACAGCAACAGAAGTAGTGTCTCAAAACTCAAAGACTTATCAGACTAAGAATAAACATGAGGTATTGATTGAAGAAGGTATCAAAGAATTAATCACATCCATTATCGACGTTGCAATTCTTTACGATTTATACAGTGGCGAAAAAGAATTTGAGATAGGCATTGATTTCGATGATTCGATTGCTCAAGACCGTCAAGAGAACTTTAACTATTATTCAGCAGGCGTAGGAGCCGGAATGATTCCTAAACTTATTGCTATTCAGAAGACTTATGATGTGCCAGAAAAAACAGCTCAAGAATGGCTAGATATGATAGCAGCTGAGCAACCTGGAACTGTTACACCAGAATCGGCAGACTTGTTTGGAACTGGTGCAACTAACGTAGGAGAGTGA
- a CDS encoding YopX family protein, whose product MSREIKFRAWLKDIKQFAEIRHISFFEGERIFKIYDQPMSEEVWFELEDLELLQYTGLKDANDVEIYEGDIVCFTTEIYIDGVYVERNYIEYVNYRNSSFCLDGLLLADISDTDDEIEVVGNIYENPELLEAKKHE is encoded by the coding sequence ATGAGTAGAGAGATTAAATTTAGAGCGTGGTTAAAGGATATAAAACAATTTGCTGAGATAAGACACATTAGTTTTTTTGAAGGCGAAAGGATTTTTAAAATATATGACCAACCTATGAGTGAAGAAGTTTGGTTCGAATTGGAAGATTTAGAGTTGCTGCAATATACAGGATTAAAAGATGCAAATGATGTTGAAATTTACGAGGGAGATATTGTTTGTTTCACAACAGAAATTTATATAGATGGTGTCTACGTTGAACGTAATTATATTGAATACGTTAACTACAGAAATAGTTCCTTTTGTTTAGATGGATTACTTTTAGCAGACATATCCGATACCGATGATGAAATTGAAGTCGTCGGCAACATCTACGAAAATCCAGAACTATTGGAGGCGAAAAAACATGAGTAA
- a CDS encoding terminase small subunit: MNWEEIRKEYETSSITMKELAEKHDVKPATLRSRKTREEWQRNTANKVATKRATKRKKVATQKAEKIIESNNELKGWEIEFCYEYLMTWNATKSYMKVRDVTYGTARVESSRLLAKPSIIKAIKDIKKETDTELLISVEDIKREYFKQSFADVTDFVEYGANEIQVQDKHGNPLMNTKGELVTYMDSYINFKSMSEIDGSLIKEVRMGKDGPVVQLYDKQKAMQELLKLMSDKDEGNGGVVFVDNNEAMEQYMKEHGEAYAD; the protein is encoded by the coding sequence GTGAATTGGGAAGAGATACGAAAGGAATATGAAACAAGCTCTATAACGATGAAAGAATTAGCAGAGAAGCATGATGTTAAACCAGCTACTCTAAGAAGCAGAAAGACTAGAGAAGAATGGCAACGCAACACTGCAAATAAAGTTGCAACAAAACGTGCAACAAAACGCAAAAAAGTTGCAACACAAAAAGCTGAAAAGATTATCGAAAGTAACAATGAATTAAAAGGATGGGAAATTGAATTTTGTTATGAGTATCTAATGACATGGAATGCCACTAAATCATATATGAAAGTAAGAGATGTAACTTACGGAACGGCTAGAGTTGAAAGCTCAAGGCTGTTAGCAAAACCTAGCATTATAAAGGCTATTAAAGACATTAAGAAAGAAACAGATACAGAACTGTTGATTAGTGTTGAAGATATCAAAAGAGAATACTTTAAACAGTCATTTGCTGATGTAACAGATTTCGTAGAGTACGGAGCAAATGAAATACAGGTTCAAGATAAGCACGGCAATCCGTTAATGAACACTAAAGGCGAGCTGGTCACGTACATGGATTCATACATTAACTTTAAAAGTATGAGTGAAATAGATGGCTCATTGATTAAAGAAGTCCGAATGGGTAAAGATGGTCCAGTTGTTCAATTATACGATAAGCAGAAGGCTATGCAAGAGTTGCTTAAACTTATGTCTGATAAAGACGAGGGCAACGGTGGAGTGGTGTTTGTTGACAATAATGAAGCAATGGAGCAGTACATGAAAGAACACGGTGAAGCTTATGCCGATTAA
- a CDS encoding DUF1642 domain-containing protein encodes MNKQELIKCLDSAIDIGEKQQDDWNKGYVMALYDYKDLVRKLREPELPVIPQFIADYLDDFKKQNLTLGDALDTHFEDDKQIHAWLYEDGEVRNDEAFARAWLDDYTIEKEKLYKVVLTTSEGRVLAKTIPDNIVFISHVMDDGNKHSKKKFTEQEIKAIDERYWAFAEEVPNV; translated from the coding sequence ATGAATAAACAAGAATTGATTAAATGTTTAGATAGTGCAATAGACATTGGAGAAAAACAACAAGACGATTGGAACAAAGGTTATGTGATGGCATTATACGACTACAAAGATTTAGTTAGAAAATTAAGAGAACCAGAACTACCAGTAATCCCTCAATTTATTGCTGATTATTTAGATGATTTCAAAAAGCAAAATCTTACATTAGGGGATGCTTTAGATACTCATTTCGAGGACGACAAACAGATACACGCATGGCTATATGAAGATGGAGAGGTTAGGAATGATGAAGCATTCGCTAGAGCCTGGCTTGATGATTACACGATTGAGAAAGAGAAGTTATACAAAGTTGTCCTTACAACTAGTGAAGGTAGAGTCTTAGCTAAAACAATACCAGATAATATTGTGTTTATTTCTCATGTTATGGATGATGGAAACAAACATAGCAAAAAAAAGTTTACTGAACAAGAAATCAAAGCAATTGACGAACGTTATTGGGCGTTTGCTGAAGAGGTGCCTAATGTATAA
- a CDS encoding class III extradiol ring-cleavage dioxygenase family protein produces the protein MKMTVENVISAFGELSIRKLNDKQLKVLMAVSRDMEHYARDETKNRLDGVYATRIYHNESKEEEAVRRGLEDKINFVPKVNLISIINETEEECKQQNDTFGSFMRSLSEIGRKESEVNNKIATHYAGTNPLD, from the coding sequence ATGAAAATGACGGTAGAAAATGTAATATCAGCGTTTGGCGAATTATCAATACGTAAATTGAACGATAAACAATTAAAAGTTTTGATGGCTGTATCTCGCGATATGGAACACTATGCACGAGATGAAACAAAGAACAGATTAGATGGAGTTTACGCTACTAGAATTTATCACAATGAAAGCAAAGAGGAAGAAGCGGTTAGGCGTGGCTTAGAAGATAAAATAAATTTTGTACCTAAAGTTAATTTAATTAGCATAATCAATGAAACAGAAGAAGAATGCAAGCAACAAAACGATACGTTTGGATCGTTCATGAGAAGTCTATCTGAAATCGGTCGTAAAGAATCGGAGGTAAACAATAAAATAGCAACGCATTATGCAGGTACTAATCCATTAGACTGA
- a CDS encoding head-tail connector protein produces MYVDANYYEEEYGGIAISGTAFLFQLIKRAERDINVRTNYRITDFSKLTTFQQERVKEAVCAQIEFLAENGELSSTVSNGGGSVSIGSYSESGGSADSKKVLFADNVDGFLWPTGLLYGGIGVVG; encoded by the coding sequence ATGTACGTAGACGCAAATTATTATGAAGAAGAATATGGTGGTATCGCAATTAGCGGTACCGCTTTTTTGTTTCAACTAATCAAACGTGCTGAACGCGATATTAATGTCCGTACGAACTATCGCATAACTGATTTCAGTAAGTTAACCACGTTTCAACAAGAACGCGTTAAAGAGGCTGTATGTGCTCAAATAGAGTTCTTAGCTGAGAATGGTGAGTTGTCATCTACCGTTTCAAATGGTGGTGGTTCTGTCAGCATTGGATCGTATTCAGAAAGTGGTGGATCCGCAGATAGTAAAAAGGTTTTGTTTGCTGATAACGTAGATGGTTTTCTCTGGCCTACAGGCTTATTGTATGGAGGGATTGGTGTCGTTGGCTAA
- a CDS encoding minor capsid protein encodes MFEFYLALKTHLESNMSLFTTIALNGLTTNTRSISIGSMPSGLGTKYYDDERQRLIQIQVLVKSPDSQEAMDTAEAIDSFLDGSTFNVTGYEVESCESYVPPAYLEKTATSEWIYNAAYKAEIMKESE; translated from the coding sequence GTGTTTGAATTTTATCTAGCGTTAAAAACTCATTTAGAATCGAATATGAGCTTGTTCACAACGATTGCGTTAAATGGGCTAACAACTAATACAAGAAGCATATCGATTGGTTCTATGCCGTCTGGTTTGGGAACTAAATACTATGACGATGAAAGACAACGATTGATTCAGATACAAGTATTAGTAAAGTCACCGGATTCTCAAGAAGCAATGGACACAGCAGAAGCAATAGATAGTTTTTTAGATGGTAGTACATTCAATGTTACTGGATATGAAGTTGAAAGTTGCGAAAGCTACGTTCCACCCGCTTATTTAGAAAAGACAGCTACAAGCGAATGGATATACAACGCTGCTTATAAAGCAGAAATTATGAAGGAGAGTGAATAG
- a CDS encoding phage minor capsid protein, which translates to MAVQSNIFIEQLYQQVELEMLQNIGKVIGNGEGVNKDGVTQWRVAKLSQLGVLRNDQIKVLAKYSGMSVSEITKYINELGAAEIEAFEGRNEALVKAGVGYVPPSNNVYDRLLALEKQSKDVMNMVNTNMLTFSNQACIDILTKASTDVLTGNSTLNQSLIKVAGEWAESGIPAIIDKAGKKWSSEAYISMVLRSTQKNVAVSMQEGRMDDYDIDLIEISSHAGSRPSHVGYQGNIYSRSGKSKKYPALSSTSYGEIDGIVTGINCSHQEYAYVEGVSTKRNEPFDKKESEEKYIQSQRQRHLERNIRKAKKERAMLDSMEVKKEELLIADEKIEKRKREMAKFIKESGRTRRKQRENIVS; encoded by the coding sequence ATGGCCGTTCAAAGCAATATTTTTATTGAACAACTTTATCAGCAAGTCGAATTAGAAATGCTTCAAAACATCGGTAAAGTAATTGGAAATGGCGAAGGCGTAAACAAAGACGGTGTCACTCAATGGCGAGTGGCCAAACTCTCACAGTTAGGTGTATTGAGAAACGACCAAATAAAGGTGTTAGCTAAGTATAGTGGCATGAGCGTATCGGAGATAACAAAATACATTAATGAGTTAGGTGCTGCAGAAATTGAGGCATTTGAGGGACGCAATGAAGCATTGGTTAAAGCAGGTGTTGGTTATGTACCACCTAGCAATAATGTCTATGATCGTTTGTTAGCATTAGAAAAGCAATCTAAAGACGTTATGAACATGGTTAATACAAACATGCTGACGTTTAGCAACCAAGCATGCATTGACATCCTAACAAAGGCTAGTACAGATGTTTTAACCGGTAACTCAACACTTAACCAATCACTGATTAAAGTTGCGGGAGAATGGGCAGAAAGTGGCATTCCGGCAATCATTGATAAAGCAGGTAAAAAGTGGAGTAGTGAGGCTTATATTAGTATGGTATTGCGATCAACTCAAAAGAATGTAGCTGTATCTATGCAAGAAGGCCGCATGGATGATTACGACATTGATTTGATTGAAATATCAAGCCATGCAGGTAGTAGACCGAGTCATGTTGGTTATCAAGGGAATATCTACTCAAGAAGTGGCAAATCAAAGAAATATCCGGCCCTTTCATCTACAAGTTATGGTGAGATTGACGGAATCGTTACAGGAATAAATTGTTCACACCAAGAATATGCCTATGTTGAAGGAGTATCGACTAAGCGTAACGAGCCATTCGATAAAAAAGAATCAGAAGAGAAATACATCCAATCTCAGCGACAAAGACATCTTGAGAGAAATATCCGTAAAGCAAAGAAAGAAAGAGCTATGTTGGACTCGATGGAAGTCAAAAAAGAAGAGTTACTCATAGCAGATGAAAAGATTGAGAAGAGAAAACGTGAAATGGCTAAGTTTATCAAAGAATCTGGTCGGACAAGACGTAAACAAAGAGAGAATATCGTTTCTTAA
- a CDS encoding N4-gp56 family major capsid protein — translation MEKNAKQLLAPMKMNIQMFATTVLSDMVDPEVLGDMIAAELPNAIKFSGIAPIDTTLQGQPGSTITIPKYAYIGDAVEVAEGAAIDYTKLTTSNSSYKIKKVGKGVEITDEAVLSGYGDPIGEAKSQVTTAIASGIDNDTLVQVKKATLATTNDAFDATLIDSIEDVFNTEDQETGVLFMNPKDVTKLRKGIAEGWTRATDLGDQLLVTGVFGDALGWQVVRTRKVTQGEVYAVKVGALKTYLKRGVNPETGRDMDHKLTKFNADQHYVVALVNDSKVLKVVVTEIPAT, via the coding sequence ATGGAAAAGAACGCAAAACAATTATTAGCGCCAATGAAAATGAATATTCAAATGTTTGCAACAACTGTATTGTCTGACATGGTAGACCCAGAAGTTTTAGGCGACATGATTGCTGCTGAACTGCCTAATGCAATTAAATTTAGTGGTATCGCTCCAATTGATACAACTTTGCAAGGACAACCTGGTAGCACGATTACAATACCTAAATATGCTTATATTGGTGACGCAGTAGAAGTAGCAGAAGGAGCAGCAATTGATTACACAAAATTAACAACTTCTAATTCTAGCTATAAGATTAAAAAGGTTGGTAAAGGGGTAGAAATTACCGATGAAGCTGTTTTAAGTGGATATGGCGATCCGATTGGTGAAGCTAAGAGCCAAGTGACTACTGCTATTGCTAGTGGGATTGATAACGATACTTTGGTGCAAGTTAAAAAAGCTACATTAGCAACAACTAATGATGCTTTTGACGCTACTTTGATTGATTCAATTGAAGATGTATTCAATACGGAAGACCAAGAAACTGGTGTATTGTTCATGAATCCTAAGGACGTTACTAAATTGCGTAAAGGGATTGCTGAGGGTTGGACTCGTGCTACTGACTTAGGAGACCAATTATTAGTAACTGGTGTTTTCGGTGATGCATTAGGATGGCAAGTTGTTCGTACTCGTAAAGTCACTCAAGGAGAAGTTTATGCGGTTAAAGTCGGTGCTTTGAAAACTTACTTGAAACGTGGGGTTAATCCAGAAACTGGACGTGACATGGACCATAAATTGACTAAATTCAACGCTGACCAACATTACGTTGTCGCTCTTGTAAATGACAGCAAAGTATTGAAAGTAGTTGTTACAGAAATTCCAGCAACATAG
- a CDS encoding PBSX family phage terminase large subunit: MPIKVNDPFKKLNPKFYPVWISFKTDIILKGGRSSTKSSVISQKLVEKKMRYSMGNAVILRQVANTLRKSVYSQISWALHDAGVANQFVFQSNPMQIIHKKWGTGFHFSGADDPEKLKSLKIPVGYVQDLWFEEMNAFDGEKALDTIQDTFIRETLPDNREMQTWYSWNPERNPYHWSNEFAEKHKNDDSFMVHHSTYLDDIRGYNSKQILKKIENYKLNDIDYWNWMYKGEVIGMGDNVYNMENFHSIDEIPDDDHLIGLYFATDTGHQVSATTTLAFGLTRKRNVVLLDTYYYSPAGKLVKKAPSELTEELNQFYEKVRNQYNIPVYQKTIDSAEGGIRNQYFKDYSEHLHAVAKGKKVDMIDYVHDLLAQGRFFYFDIPANEIFIEEHRKYQWDQKSLAPGKEPEVVKEDDHTCDGFQYFVKDNLRDLGLKY; encoded by the coding sequence ATGCCGATTAAAGTAAATGATCCGTTTAAAAAGCTAAACCCTAAATTCTATCCGGTATGGATATCATTTAAAACGGACATCATTCTAAAAGGTGGCCGGTCGAGTACGAAATCATCGGTTATCAGCCAAAAGCTTGTTGAGAAGAAAATGCGTTATTCAATGGGTAATGCAGTTATCTTGCGTCAAGTTGCAAATACGTTGCGTAAGTCGGTTTATTCGCAGATTTCATGGGCGTTACATGATGCAGGTGTTGCAAATCAATTTGTATTTCAATCTAACCCTATGCAGATTATCCATAAGAAATGGGGAACGGGATTCCATTTTAGTGGAGCTGATGATCCTGAGAAACTGAAATCATTAAAGATTCCAGTTGGTTACGTGCAAGACTTATGGTTTGAGGAAATGAACGCATTTGACGGAGAGAAAGCGTTAGACACGATTCAAGATACGTTCATTCGTGAAACGTTGCCGGACAATCGAGAAATGCAGACATGGTATTCCTGGAACCCAGAACGCAATCCGTATCATTGGAGCAATGAATTTGCTGAGAAGCATAAAAATGATGATAGCTTCATGGTCCATCATTCAACTTATTTAGATGATATACGAGGTTATAATTCAAAACAAATTTTGAAGAAGATTGAGAATTACAAACTAAACGATATTGATTACTGGAATTGGATGTACAAAGGAGAAGTTATTGGAATGGGTGATAACGTCTATAACATGGAAAACTTCCATTCTATTGACGAGATACCAGATGATGACCATTTAATCGGATTGTATTTTGCAACCGATACAGGTCACCAAGTATCAGCTACTACAACGCTAGCGTTTGGATTGACCAGAAAAAGAAACGTTGTATTGCTCGATACTTACTATTATTCACCAGCAGGCAAATTAGTGAAGAAGGCTCCTAGTGAATTGACGGAAGAACTTAATCAGTTTTACGAGAAAGTTCGCAATCAATACAACATTCCGGTTTATCAAAAGACGATTGACTCTGCAGAAGGTGGCATAAGGAATCAATACTTTAAAGATTATAGTGAGCATTTACATGCGGTAGCAAAAGGCAAAAAAGTAGACATGATTGATTATGTACATGACTTATTGGCACAAGGCAGATTCTTTTATTTTGATATACCAGCTAACGAAATCTTTATCGAAGAGCATCGTAAGTACCAATGGGACCAGAAGTCATTAGCTCCTGGAAAAGAACCAGAAGTAGTCAAGGAAGATGATCATACTTGCGATGGATTTCAATACTTTGTGAAGGATAACTTGAGGGACTTAGGACTTAAATATTAA
- a CDS encoding XtrA/YqaO family protein, with amino-acid sequence MDVCYRLNASDILGGVQLEFKQIKPEDIATIIGKNVIMVVTNGTIHYKELPNFGKTNITLTNADGKVMYIEEETKVKTKL; translated from the coding sequence ATGGATGTATGTTATAGACTTAATGCAAGCGATATTTTAGGCGGTGTGCAATTGGAATTTAAGCAAATAAAACCAGAGGATATAGCGACAATTATAGGTAAAAATGTTATAATGGTAGTAACGAACGGCACTATTCATTACAAAGAATTACCTAATTTCGGCAAGACGAACATAACACTAACGAACGCTGATGGAAAAGTTATGTACATCGAAGAAGAGACGAAGGTAAAGACTAAATTATAA
- the ssb gene encoding single-stranded DNA-binding protein, with translation MINNIVLTGRLTKDADLRYTAAGKAVATFNLAVNRQFTNAKGEHEADFPSVVIWGKSAETLANFTRKGTLIGITGRLQTRSYDNKDGQRVYVTEVVAESFTFLEKKADNVQSNGSSHNQSSNEHRDPFDKSNGQPIDIQDDDLPL, from the coding sequence ATGATAAACAATATTGTACTTACTGGAAGATTAACAAAAGATGCTGATTTAAGATATACAGCAGCAGGCAAAGCGGTAGCAACATTCAATTTAGCGGTTAATAGACAGTTTACCAATGCTAAAGGCGAACATGAAGCAGATTTCCCTAGTGTGGTTATATGGGGTAAATCAGCAGAAACATTAGCTAACTTTACAAGAAAAGGAACATTGATAGGCATTACCGGACGTTTGCAAACACGTTCGTATGATAATAAGGACGGCCAACGAGTATATGTAACCGAAGTAGTTGCTGAAAGCTTCACCTTCTTAGAAAAGAAAGCAGATAACGTACAATCTAACGGTTCATCTCATAACCAATCAAGTAACGAGCATAGAGATCCGTTCGACAAAAGCAATGGTCAACCGATTGATATTCAAGATGATGATTTACCATTATAA
- a CDS encoding putative minor capsid protein — translation MANPIKRRLLIHSIVYQETQEDDGWGNLFKTPQTINQVRVEPKTKLVRSGTGESVESTTTIFWDVVFSTPVTFVKGSKITFNTNEMELRQVDEFYDGEKLHHLELRLI, via the coding sequence TTGGCTAATCCAATTAAGCGAAGATTATTGATTCATTCAATTGTCTATCAAGAAACTCAAGAAGATGATGGATGGGGCAATTTATTTAAAACGCCGCAGACTATCAACCAAGTTAGAGTTGAACCAAAAACAAAACTCGTTCGTTCTGGTACAGGTGAAAGCGTAGAGAGCACGACAACGATTTTTTGGGACGTTGTATTTAGCACACCAGTAACGTTCGTTAAAGGTTCTAAAATAACGTTTAACACTAACGAGATGGAATTAAGGCAGGTTGATGAGTTTTACGATGGCGAGAAACTTCATCATTTGGAATTGAGGCTGATTTAA